A stretch of the Lineus longissimus chromosome 12, tnLinLong1.2, whole genome shotgun sequence genome encodes the following:
- the LOC135497265 gene encoding ATP-dependent DNA helicase pif1-like translates to MKTFKDACIRRQLLTDDREWDHAMTEATTFQMPQQLRTLFATILIYCNPQNALQLWEKHKDAMTEDFLDLHHLPPDRADDRALAHISTILEQNSLTCSHFDLPEPNTNPEVPDLHTVPEYDLEHERKEATRLCNMLNTEQRKFVDQILQDHADITSHQQQKCRAYFLDGPGGTGQTMCYNTLIASLRGQGEVVAPCAWTGIAATLLNGGRTVHSLFKLPVPVPDNSVCNIKPTSKHAQYLRKMAMFIIDEASMIPSNALKAIDRMLRDITETDIPFGGKIFILGGDFRQVLPVVPRKPPAVIVENCLKRSPLWPIFQIHHLTKNMRTQHNEQHFAEWLLALVVTQNIADEVFSNIQNPRLLADTVILTPTNEHALRINDEITHKIPGTTKLYTSADKIVCEDEREALQYPLEFLNSITPTGMPPHRLLLKPGVIIMLLRNLDIKKGLCNGTRLIVRHLHTHVIDAEILTGANKGDYVLIPRIKLAPSDAHLPFILERTQFPIRVSYCMTINKAQGQTFDKVGLYLPTPVFSHGQLYVAFSRSRRFTDITVQINPTTKQGFHNENAITQNVVYQEVL, encoded by the coding sequence atgaaaacattCAAGGATGCATGCATACGTCGACAGCTTCTAACAGATGATAGGGAATGGGACCATGCCATGACTGAGGCCACAACCTTTCAAATGCCACAACAACTTCGCACCCTCTTTGCTACAATCCTGATCTACTGCAACCCACAAAATGCTCTCCAGCTCTGGGAAAAGCACAAAGATGCAATGACAGAAGACTTCCTGGACCTCCACCACTTGCCACCTGACAGAGCAGATGACAGAGCCCTTGCCCACATCAGCACCATATTAGAGCAGAACAGTTTGACATGTAGTCACTTCGACCTTCCCGAACCAAACACAAACCCAGAGGTACCAGATTTGCATACTGTTCCCGAGTACGACTTGGAACATGAGCGTAAGGAAGCAACAAGACTGTGTAACATGCTCAACACAGAACAACGCAAGTTTGTCGACCAGATCCTTCAAGACCATGCAGACATCACCAGTCACCAACAACAGAAATGCAGAGCATACTTCCTAGATGGCCCAGGGGGAACAGGCCAAACCATGTGCTACAACACGCTCATTGCCAGCCTCCGCGGTCAAGGAGAGGTTGTTGCACCATGCGCTTGGACAGGAATAGCAGCCACCCTACTGAATGGAGGACGTACAGTCCACAGCCTGTTTAAACTTCCAGTGCCTGTTCCAGACAACAGTGTTTGCAACATAAAACCAACTTCCAAACATGCCCAATATCTTCGGAAAATGGCAATGTTCATCATTGATGAGGCATCCATGATTCCATCCAATGCCCTTAAAGCCATAGACAGGATGCTCAGAGATATCACAGAGACAGACATTCCATTCGGAGGCAAAATTTTCATCCTAGGAGGAGACTTCCGACAAGTCCTGCCCGTTGTTCCGAGGAAGCCACCAGCAGTCATTGTCGAAAATTGCCTCAAGCGCTCACCTCTGTGGCCAATATTTCAGATACACCACCTCACGAAGAACATGCGAACTCAGCACAATGAACAGCACTTTGCAGAATGGTTACTCGCACTAGTGGTCACACAAAATATTGCAGACGAAGTGTTCAGCAACATACAAAATCCAAGACTTCTAGCAGACACTGTCATCCTCACTCCCACCAACGAACATGCTCTTCGAATAAATGATGAAATCACACACAAGATACCAGGCACAACAAAACTCTACACAAGTGCAGACAAGATCGTATGCGAAGATGAACGCGAAGCCCTACAGTATCCACTGGAATTCCTCAACTCGATCACACCCACAGGCATGCCACCACACAGACTGCTTTTGAAACCAGGCGTCATCATTATGCTCCTCCGTAACCTGGACATCAAGAAGGGCTTATGCAATGGAACAAGACTTATAGTCAGACACCTCCACACACACGTTATAGACGCAGAGATTCTCACTGGTGCCAACAAAGGCGATTACGTGCTTATACCAAGGATTAAATTGGCCCCTTCAGATGCTCACCTGCCCTTTATTCTAGAAAGAACACAGTTCCCAATCAGAGTCAGTTACTGCATGACAATCAATAAAGCACAAGGCCAAACCTTCGACAAAGTAGGATTGTACCTTCCAACCCCTGTCTTCAGCCACGGACAGCTCTACGTAGCTTTCTCAAGATCACGTCGCTTCACAGATATAACAGTACAAATCAATCCCACAACAAAACAAGGCTTCCACAATGAGAATGCAATCACCCAAAATGTTGTCTACCAAGAAGTACTTTAA
- the LOC135497266 gene encoding uncharacterized protein LOC135497266, whose product MPRRRWTPQVTGEAKRRRNRLNQQERRRQPQQQQQEPQRFIARQFPSQIETFRLGPMSETCKDCAALRFSSENFNCCHNGKVSLPPLPPYPPELQNLFMANDAQSKNFMENIRQYNSSVSFASFGGHVVRPSGRGPYTFRLHGQLYHRAGSLHPPDDTPHTYSQLYILEASQAIEGRLQQPPNANCRQDVMATLTTTLDAINPYAAAYRHMHELEEEQTLAAQRNNTPIPTVTMNIMRGHDQRRYNNPTRMDEVAAVFVSPDGAPPANRDVLIYPKDHNPSKISYLSGNIDPMVYPLYFPRGALGWYPGMQHTAERATDRYCKISCLQFYAHRLAVRAGFNAIFYGAKLFQQYVVDAYVRTESTRIGWILQNQKQLRVEMYQGLMDHINNQAAEENRAPGKIVVLPSSFQGSPRCMQQNFQDAMAIVSKYGRPDLFLTFTCNPKCKDIKDALLPNQQPHDRPDIVSRVFKLHLKELLHDIRNNHVLGIPIAYVYVIEFQKQGLPHCHLLIILSEESKLKEPADIDSLISAEIPDPDLQPDLFNIIKTSMVHGPCGALNYASPCMVDGSCSKDYPKSFQEQTALAVNGYPLYQRRDNGRTIIIGNKEIDNRWIVPYNPYLSKKYNAHINIEACTSIKSVKYLFKYVYKGHDCANVRLTQTNELTHDEVNTFIDTRYVSAPEAFWRLSEFKLHEQSHSVYRLAIHLPQQQPVYFQRGAHEEAAQAAQEKDTMLTAYFRVNSNQPTPYLYTEFPLHYVWNKTKKIWTQRKQGGDKVLPRIYSVSPKDSEK is encoded by the coding sequence ATGCCCAGACGAAGGTGGACACCCCAAGTAACAGGTGAAGCCAAACGCCGTCGGAACCGTCTCAACCAGCAAGAACGCCGTCGACAgccacaacagcaacaacaagaaCCCCAAAGGTTTATCGCCCGTCAATTCCCATCGCAGATTGAAACTTTCAGACTTGGTCCTATGAGTGAAACTTGCAAAGACTGTGCTGCATTACGTTTCAGCTCTGAAAACTTCAACTGTTGCCACAATGGTAAAGTCTCATTACCACCATTGCCTCCATATCCGCCTGAATTACAAAACCTCTTCATGGCAAATGATGCACAGTCCAAAAACTTCATGGAAAATATTCGCCAGTACAATAGTTCTGTCTCATTTGCCTCATTTGGTGGGCATGTAGTTCGCCCTTCAGGACGTGGCCCATACACATTTAGACTTCACGGACAGCTGTACCATCGAGCAGGCTCTTTACATCCTCCAGACGATACTCCACACACTTACAGCCAACTGTACATACTAGAAGCCAGTCAAGCAATCGAAGGGCGACTACAACAACCACCAAATGCAAATTGTCGTCAAGATGTCATGGCTACACTGACAACGACCCTTGACGCCATCAACCCCTACGCAGCCGCGTACAGACATATGCATGAACTTGAAGAGGAGCAGACACTTGCAGCACAGCGGAACAACACCCCAATCCCTACTGTAACAATGAATATCATGCGCGGCCATGATCAGCGCCGCTACAATAATCCAACCCGTATGGATGAAGTTGCAGCTGTTTTTGTGTCGCCAGATGGAGCCCCACCTGCCAATCGTGATGTTTTGATCTACCCAAAAGATCATAACCCAAGTAAAATATCATATTTATCGGGGAACATTGACCCCATGGTTTACCCACTATATTTCCCACGAGGCGCTTTAGGGTGGTATCCTGGTATGCAACACACAGCAGAGAGGGCAACTGATCGGTACTGCAAAATCTCTTGCTTGCAGTTTTATGCCCACCGACTTGCTGTAAGAGCTGGCTTCAATGCTATATTCTATGGTGCAAAACTCTTCCAGCAGTATGTCGTTGATGCATATGTCCGCACAGAATCCACAAGAATTGGCTGGATACTACAAAACCAGAAGCAGCTGCGAGTGGAAATGTACCAAGGCCTTATGGACCACATCAATAATCAAGCTGCTGAAGAAAACCGTGCCCCAGGCAAAATTGTCGTCCTCCCTTCATCATTTCAAGGTTCTCCTAGATGTATGCAACAAAATTTCCAGGACGCCATGGCCATTGTATCCAAATATGGAAGACCAGATCTTTTTCTCACATTCACATGCAACCCCAAGTGCAAAGACATCAAAGATGCATTACTACCAAACCAGCAACCTCATGATAGACCAGACATTGTCAGCAGAGTATTCAAGCTACATTTAAAGGAACTGCTTCATGACATTCGCAACAACCATGTCCTTGGAATCCCAATCGCCTACGTTTATGTCATTGAATTTCAAAAACAGGGTCTACCTCACTGCCACCTATTAATCATATTGAGCGAAGAAAGTAAGCTCAAAGAACCAGCTGACATTGACTCCCTCATATCTGCAGAAATACCAGATCCAGACTTACAACCAGACTtattcaacatcatcaaaacaAGTATGGTTCACGGTCCATGTGGTGCCCTTAACTACGCCTCTCCCTGTATGGTTGACGGCAGCTGCTCCAAAGACTACCCAAAGTCTTTCCAAGAACAAACAGCACTAGCAGTCAACGGATATCCCCTGTACCAAAGGCGAGACAATGGCCGCACTATCATTATaggaaacaaagaaattgacaacaggTGGATTGTCCCATACAATCCCTATCTTTCCAAAAAGTACAATGCTCACATCAACATTGAGGCATGCACTTCGATTAAGTCTGTCAAATACCTATTCAAATACGTGTACAAGGGCCATGACTGTGCAAACGTCAGACTTACTCAGACAAATGAACTAACACACGATGAGGTTAATACTTTCATTGACACCAGGTATGTCAGTGCTCCTGAGGCATTCTGGAGGCTATCTGAATTTAAACTCCATGAACAGTCGCATTCAGTATATAGACTAGCCATACACCTACCACAACAGCAGCCAGTTTACTTCCAACGAGGCGCCCATGAAGAAGCAGCACAAGCAGCGCAAGAAAAAGACACCATGCTCACAGCCTACTTCAGAGTCAACAGCAACCAACCAACACCATACCTATACACAGAGTTCCCACTTCACTATGTCTGGAATAAAACCAAAAAGATCTGGACTCAACGAAAACAAGGAGGGGACAAGGTTTTGCCACGAATATACTCAGTTAGTCCCAAAGATTCAGAGAAGTAG